The following proteins come from a genomic window of Zygotorulaspora mrakii chromosome 8, complete sequence:
- the MBA1 gene encoding Mba1p (similar to Saccharomyces cerevisiae MBA1 (YBR185C); ancestral locus Anc_8.561) codes for MLQLYRVGNVTGFLTSLKSLTNARYFSGSRLMFEESKKKDSKRSASEFNPRHLGVASEVYIPTSFKNLPSFWSHPLVFCNSFIRRIYVFGLNTVQVGIFRYQSGLKPNFLLWKNRAIENYVSVNTAFAQRKVEDVKSLVSIWVEEALDARSRHLPKYIRLDWELLKFNQIPKLVSVQAMMIPGRPLENIQLVYKFDTSQRLIKYNKKTSKAEKLDRNVVDYVAFLCDATTNELTLIGSLFESKPGAKLPKNYEDNTQIAIKRMRESGDLFRLPPV; via the coding sequence ATGTTGCAGTTGTATAGAGTGGGAAATGTTACGGGATTTCTCACaagtttgaaatcattAACTAATGCTCGTTATTTCAGTGGTTCTCGGTTAATGTTCGAAGAATCGAAGAAAAAGGATAGTAAACGTTCGGCGTCTGAGTTCAATCCAAGACATCTTGGAGTTGCCTCTGAAGTATACATTCCTAcatcttttaaaaatttgccGAGCTTCTGGAGTCATCCCTTAGTTTTCTGCAATTCGTTCATCAGGAGAATATACGTATTTGGTTTGAATACCGTGCAAGTGGGCATCTTTCGATACCAATCCGGGCTAAAGCCTAATTTCTTACTATGGAAGAACAGAGCTATTGAGAATTATGTCAGCGTGAATACTGCGTTCGCTCAAAGGAAGGTCGAAGATGTCAAATCTTTGGTGTCGATATGGGTGGAAGAAGCGCTTGACGCAAGGTCACGTCACTTGCCAAAATATATTCGGTTAGATTGGGAGCTTTTAAAATTTAATCAGATTCCCAAACTAGTCTCTGTACAAGCAATGATGATACCAGGTAGACCCCTGGAGAATATTCAGCTCGTTTACAAATTTGATACCTCGCAAAGGCTGAttaaatataataaaaagacAAGTAAAGCGGAGAAGCTTGACAGGAATGTTGTTGATTATGTCGCATTTCTCTGTGATGCAACAACGAATGAATTGACGTTGATTGGctctctttttgaaagtaaaCCAGGTGCCAAGCTACCTAAAAACTATGAGGACAACACGCAAATCGCAATTAAGAGAATGAGAGAAAGTGGTGATCTTTTTAGATTACCACCAGTATAA
- the SEN54 gene encoding tRNA splicing endonuclease subunit SEN54 (similar to Saccharomyces cerevisiae SEN54 (YPL083C); ancestral locus Anc_8.559), whose amino-acid sequence MSSVDEDSKQQVLIETPVDSEAEDDDVIQDWSDAAKLSKKTTQTSLPKRGEKDYEPDGTDVQDLLLYRARKAMFDTLYNAARGTTLNNQVKAYYVPAFSEAVIPQPKGNFLQTIGKSDSNGKCWLQLHEFVYLAERGTIAPYYCKSFPIISGTENQDFEIPLSMQDLYSFFKSQHEMDRYFVYAHLKRLGFIVKLTEDHSTDYTTFFAPSGDSKVKRKLRLAFRSVLNFWNKQKCLALNTFFYGSWNFLIRKFTSTPQIYLGLSKLIPTCTPPKTIKDLHRERFLASKKDTVPHLELVFDLWKPQTNFKKKSPGLPDFQVVIHNKNDANQHFPTYSDFRELFHSLDYKFDFLSEIDDDISWNDHCYTNGVLRSEYLSSLKSKAVQMKSSIHNKMLRSKRGKPIKSCSPAALQTKRLKSGYRSFLVAVMDGGLISFVKISEADFGSENVWYVPSSSLKRNKGRNRKVSQR is encoded by the coding sequence ATGTCATCGGTTGATGAAGATTCGAAGCAGCAGGTGCTTATAGAGACTCCTGTTGATTCAGAAGCAGAGGACGACGATGTAATCCAAGATTGGTCGGACGCTgcaaaattatcaaaaaaaactacaCAAACATCTCTACCGAAAAGAGGTGAAAAAGATTACGAACCGGATGGCACCGATGTTCAGGATCTGCTACTCTATAGAGCTAGAAAAGCCATGTTTGATACTCTGTATAATGCGGCAAGGGGGACAACGTTAAATAACCAAGTCAAGGCTTATTATGTTCCAGCTTTCAGCGAAGCTGTCATACCACAGCCAAAGGGTAACTTTCTGCAGacaattggaaaatctGATAGTAACGGTAAATGTTGGTTGCAACTGCATGAGTTTGTGTACCTTGCTGAAAGGGGAACAATAGCGCCTTACTACTGCAAATCATTCCCCATAATTTCAGGAACTGAAAATCAAGACTTTGAAATTCCTTTAAGCATGCAAGATCtgtattcttttttcaaatcgcAGCACGAGATGGATAGGTATTTCGTATATGCGCATTTGAAAAGGCTAGGATTCATCGTTAAGCTCACAGAGGACCATTCAACGGATTACACAACTTTCTTTGCTCCTTCCGGGGACTCCAAGGTGAAACGAAAACTGCGTTTAGCATTTCGTAGCGTTCTAAATTTCTGGAATAAACAGAAATGCCTTGCGCTAAATACATTCTTTTATGGAAGTTGGAATTTCTTGATACGAAAATTTACTTCCACGCCGCAAATCTATCTGGGTCTCTCTAAGCTTATACCGACTTGCACACCTCCAAAGACCATAAAGGACCTTCATAGAGAAAGGTTTCTAGCTTCAAAAAAGGATACCGTCCCACATCTAGAATTAGTGTTTGACCTGTGGAAACCGCAAACTAAttttaaaaagaaaagtCCAGGGTTGCCGGATTTTCAAGTTGTGATCCACAATAAGAATGATGCGAACCAGCATTTTCCTACATATTCAGATTTTAGAGAATTATTCCATTCGTTAGACTACAAATTTGACTTTTTATCGGAAATCGACGATGATATCTCATGGAACGACCACTGTTATACCAATGGTGTGCTTAGAAGCGAGTACCTCTCCTCTTTGAAGTCAAAGGCTgttcaaatgaaatcaagTATTCATAATAAAATGTTGCGATCTAAAAGAGGTAAGCCTATCAAGTCATGTTCACCAGCTGCTCTTCAAACGAAGCGCTTAAAAAGTGGCTATCGTAGTTTTCTTGTCGCAGTTATGGATGGAGGATTGATCAGTTTTGTAAAAATCTCGGAGGCTGATTTTGGATCTGAGAATGTTTGGTATGTgccatcttcttcattaaAGAGGAATAAAGGCAGAAATCGAAAAGTTAGCCAGCGATAA
- the CCC2 gene encoding Cu(2+)-transporting P-type ATPase CCC2 (similar to Saccharomyces cerevisiae CCC2 (YDR270W); ancestral locus Anc_5.636), whose amino-acid sequence MREAVFVVHGMTCSACTDTVTSKIRCVTGVDACALSLVTGECQVSYDDTEGLSVDQIIESVEDCGFDCEMVRDFEIINSPTFSGKLHVTGMTCGACVSTVTKGVHGLDGVFDVRVSLVTEECLVEFDGSKVNIETIKEAVEDCGFDAEVLSVEKASQNKETFLKTTKIHLLAINYELDEDPAGVIESLKNGDCIPSVEFVETNVISVQYNKHKVGIREILRRLETMGYEANIIPMSDSENQLNILSKVKEIQFWKSTCFKSCFLAVFTMILYMGIPMISPRSMKENYFPYKETFFLKGLYYRDIFGLLIGTYIQFVVGSYFYKAFWNSLKHRAGTMDTLVCISTSCAYFFSIYSIICNIVIKNSNGMLPNVIFDTSVMLIAFISLGKLMENKAKSATSTALSKLISLTPASCTIVEDGNYENPTTIPIDLLQPGDIVEVKPGMKIPSDGKIIRGETEVDESLMTGESLLVSKEIASLVIGGSINGPGHFYFTATNVGEDSKLANIIRTMKQAQLTKAPIQRYADFLASVFVPSILSLALLTFIFWFILSEFHKAPLAFIRSTNGIFYSSFQIAISVVIVACPCALGLAAPTAIMVGTGIGAENQVLIKGGEVLEKFNNVKVFVFDKTGTLTTGNMEVKNFKGENDLDLSDEAIAVIKASEAVSEHPVARAIVTYCNAQQASRSNSKPHVSDVLSSKVFMGKGVRTTCELNGSTYTVAVGAKSLMRSHWEQSSSLLADEDNDYTVSYVSINEKVIGRFDIIDDIKKDSYQTIHYLNNHGFKTYMVTGDIHSSAIKVAQLVGMDLNNVYSEVEPAGKSEIVQQLMNKTEGKVIFVGDGINDSPALVTSDVGVAISTGTDIAVEAADIVILSDKESERASLKGLINALDIAQKTFRRIKLNIFWAVCYNTFMIPIAMGVLVPWGIWLHPMAAGLAMALSSVSVVLSSLMLKTWKPVSIDEDLELNTTSSPGTFWFRLFHSRPDHARSDIEMQEGLLAQ is encoded by the coding sequence ATGAGAGAGGCTGTATTCGTGGTCCATGGTATGACATGTAGCGCGTGCACCGACACTGTGACGTCGAAAATACGGTGTGTCACCGGAGTTGACGCATGTGCGCTTTCGTTAGTGACCGGGGAGTGTCAGGTTTCATATGATGATACAGAGGGTCTTTCTGTGGACCAAATAATTGAGTCGGTCGAAGACTGTGGATTTGATTGCGAGATGGTGAGGGATTTTGAGATTATCAATTCCCCAACTTTCAGCGGTAAATTGCATGTCACAGGAATGACATGTGGTGCCTGTGTGTCTACAGTGACTAAAGGTGTGCATGGTCTAGATGGTGTCTTTGACGTCAGAGTTTCGCTAGTAACAGAAGAGTGCCTTGTAGAATTTGACGGCTCTAAAGTGAATATAGAGACTATAAAGGAAGCTGTCGAGGATTGTGGTTTTGATGCGGAGGTTCTGTCAGTCGAAAAAGCTTCTCAAAACAAGGAAACCTTCTTGAAGACAACGAAAATACATTTACTGGCAATAAATTACGAACTAGATGAAGATCCTGCCGGAGTTATcgaatcattgaaaaatggtgacTGCATACCGTCAGTGGAATTTGTTGAGACAAATGTCATTTCAGTTCAGTACAACAAGCATAAAGTTGGAATACGCGAAATTCTTAGACGTCTGGAGACAATGGGATACGAAGCCAATATAATACCTATGTCAGACAGTGAGAATCAGCTGAatatattatcaaaagtaAAAGAAATCCAATTCTGGAAATCTACGTGCTTTAAATCATGTTTTCTGGCAGTATTCACGATGATACTTTATATGGGAATACCAATGATATCACCACGTTCtatgaaagagaattaTTTTCCTTATAAGGAAaccttttttctcaaagGTTTATACTACAGAGATATTTTTGGGCTCCTTATTGGAACGtatattcaatttgttgTAGGATCATATTTCTACAAAGCTTTTTGgaattctttgaaacatAGAGCTGGCACTATGGATACATTAGTCTGTATATCAACCTCATGTGCttacttcttttccatatATTCAATCATTTGCAATATTGTGATTAAAAATTCAAACGGAATGTTACCGAATGTTATATTTGACACATCTGTGATGTTAATCGCCTTTATATCACTGGGGAAATTGATGGAAAATAAAGCCAAATCTGCAACGTCTACAGCACTATCGAAGCTAATATCTTTAACACCAGCTTCATGTACTATTGTGGAAGATGGCAATTACGAAAATCCAACCACCATTCCAATTGACTTGCTTCAACCTGGAgatattgttgaagttAAACCAGGTATGAAAATTCCCTCTGACGGCAAAATAATACGGGGAGAAACAGAAGTTGATGAATCTTTAATGACGGGGGAGTCATTACTTGTGTCTAAGGAGATAGCATCTTTGGTGATTGGTGGATCGATAAACGGGCCTGgtcatttttatttcacaGCTACCAATGTAGGAGAAGACTCAAAATTGGCTAATATAATTAGAACGATGAAACAGGCCCAGCTTACGAAAGCACCAATCCAACGCTATGCAGATTTCTTAGCTTCAGTATTTGTTCCATCGATTTTGTCACTAGCTCTTCTAACgttcattttttggttcATTTTATCAGAATTCCATAAAGCTCCGCTGGCCTTTATACGATCTACTAATGGTATTTTCTATTCATCCTTTCAAATCGCAATTTCTGTCGTGATTGTTGCATGCCCCTGTGCGTTAGGATTGGCAGCACCAACAGCAATTATGGTTGGTACTGGTATTGGTGCTGAAAATCAAGTGTTAATTAAGGGCGGCGAAGTCCTGGAGAAGTTTAATAATGTTAAAGTGTTCGTGTTTGACAAAACTGGAACACTCACCACCGGTAATATGGAAGTAAAGAACTTCAAAGGAGAAAATGACCTAGATTTAAGTGATGAAGCAATTGCCGTAATAAAGGCATCCGAAGCTGTTAGCGAGCATCCAGTCGCACGGGCCATTGTTACATATTGCAATGCTCAACAAGCTTCAAGGTCAAATTCTAAGCCACATGTGTCAGATGTTTTATCCAGTAAAGTTTTCATGGGTAAAGGTGTGAGAACAACATGCGAACTGAATGGATCAACGTATACAGTGGCCGTCGGGGCCAAATCGCTGATGCGTTCACACTGGGAGCAGTCCTCTTCTCTTCTCGCAGATGAGGATAATGACTACACCGTATCCTATGTTTCCATTAATGAAAAGGTAATTGGCAGATTTGATATCATAGAtgatatcaagaaagatTCATACCAAACCattcattatttgaataaCCACGGATTCAAAACATACATGGTAACTGGTGATATCCATAGCTCTGCTATAAAAGTTGCACAATTGGTAGGTATGGATCTAAATAATGTCTACAGTGAAGTTGAACCAGCTGGAAAATCAGAAATAGTTCAACAGCTAATGAATAAAACTGAGGGGAAAGTTATTTTTGTAGGCGACGGTATCAACGATTCCCCTGCATTAGTGACAAGTGATGTAGGTGTTGCCATTTCCACTGGCACGGACATAGCAGTCGAGGCAGCAGACATTGTTATTCTGTCCGACAAAGAATCTGAAAGGGCTAGTTTGAAAGGTTTGATAAATGCCTTAGACATTGCTCAGAAGACTTTCAGAAGAATCAAACTAAATATTTTCTGGGCAGTTTGCTACAACACGTTCATGATCCCGATCGCTATGGGTGTATTAGTCCCATGGGGAATCTGGCTGCATCCAATGGCTGCCGGTTTGGCGATGGCATTGAGTTCGGTGAGTGTCGTTTTAAGCTCTCTTATGCTGAAGACATGGAAGCCCGTGAGTATTGACGAAGATCTCGAACTGAATACTACGTCTTCGCCCGGAACCTTTTGGTTTCGACTTTTCCACTCGAGACCAGATCATGCTAGAAGTGACATAGAAATGCAAGAGGGGCTATTAGctcaatga
- the CKB2 gene encoding casein kinase 2 regulatory subunit CKB2 (similar to Saccharomyces cerevisiae CKB2 (YOR039W); ancestral locus Anc_5.635), giving the protein MVDARPQDQGAQEDQEQQSTQLARKQEEDEVMGEATDSSEYVEVEMWIDLFLGRKGHEYFCEVDPDYITDRFNLINLQKTVSKFTQVVQYIVDDLDDMVLESMSHQRLEQLENDARKFYGLIHARYIITAKGLQKMLAKYKSADFGRCPRVYCNFQPLLPVGLHDVPGIDCVKLYCPCCEDLYIPKSSRHSTIDGAYFGTSFPGMFLQAFPEMVPEHPVKRYVPKLFGFELHKQAQVARWQELQRLKLVKTLQASNVGVSGKGGYK; this is encoded by the coding sequence ATGGTAGATGCCAGACCGCAAGACCAGGGAGCTCAAGAGGATCAGGAGCAACAAAGCACACAGTTGGCTCGGAAGCAGGAGGAGGATGAAGTAATGGGAGAGGCTACCGACTCTTCGGAGTACGTAGAAGTAGAGATGTGGATTGACTTGTTTCTCGGAAGGAAGGGTCACGAGTATTTCTGCGAAGTCGATCCCGACTACATCACTGACCGCTTCAATCTCATCAATTTGCAGAAAACGGTATCAAAATTCACACAAGTGGTGCAGTATATTGTTGATGATCTGGACGATATGGTGCTGGAGAGCATGTCACACCAACGTTTGGAGCAACTAGAAAATGATGCTCGCAAATTTTACGGCCTCATCCATGCGCGTTACATTATCACGGCGAAGGGTCTGCAGAAGATGCTTGCTAAATACAAGAGTGCAGATTTCGGTAGATGTCCAAGAGTGTACTGTAATTTTCAGCCATTGCTGCCGGTGGGGCTGCACGATGTTCCAGGCATTGACTGCGTCAAACTATACTGTCCCTGCTGCGAGGACCTCTACATACCAAAATCTTCCAGGCACAGCACTATAGATGGTGCGTATTTTGGAACAAGTTTCCCCGGGATGTTCTTGCAAGCTTTCCCTGAAATGGTACCCGAACACCCGGTAAAGAGGTACGTGCCCAAGCTATTCGGCTTTGAACTTCATAAGCAAGCACAGGTTGCTCGTTGGCAAGAATTACAAAGGTTGAAGCTGGTGAAAACGCTTCAAGCAAGCAATGTGGGTGTTTCCGGTAAAGGTGGTTACAAATAG
- the BRO1 gene encoding Bro1p (similar to Saccharomyces cerevisiae BRO1 (YPL084W); ancestral locus Anc_8.560): MKPYFLELKLKDTETLDWKKGLTAYLRRSYGSGQWSQFYDEDLTAELDQLRHNANGELAPESLLNQNLLYYAYLEHLHLRLGKNSGQLKLDFTWYDAEYGVQSKAKKYSQRTLALEKSSTLYNIGVLYSQVAKEKVSDDYSKAIECISKATACFEFLSENFLNSPSVDLFSDNTKFLQKVSHAEGVELFVIKLLNGGDPLKQASLISKLAHSAARLYEDCDGFYKNGDTSTGTTAYGEVKWRYIINCKYYYYKAVASYYHAVMLEQQSKIGEAIAFLKLANSSLLQCLPNKIYLKEYIDFQGFKDQIDEKEKQEIKDNDYIYHEAIPPAVQLEVIKPMNAIKPVPWLTSIDPYLKEASNKCKMLYKGIVPMEIYEKESIYSEEKAMFIRHQMDINETANWEYSSFIEFSNLPKLIVDLEKRLRNGLKPSDDPEVEHMKENVAIWANTVQSSIFKNLDEQMKIIVDKRQNILSILSKLPPTERDNALKLKATLLEASQSDEKLFSLVRPYTEEIKLLNNGSLLWQTFNSFTKDAENQPSLLDLDDSKSENVAQQLRVLKQKAEDLRLLKEERARNLEELKDESSKDDITNVLLVNNGKSDIEIESVFESELEKFKPFSTRIEAAIFKQTASILEIKKQIDEIFQLCGIQDKSEGELKLAKSRKRFVGRLQEAISNFNLFCSDFPKGLAFYDSLLNMSRDLCSRASREVFGSREGTPPLLPPQYSHVTTQLGELSISQSAVSPPVVPPRTYGGTISQNPTGSSLTSGHNSGGPPPVPPKYARMNANDQGSRSNDFENEERELQKNPTSFYSRPSVFDENLYSKFSS, from the coding sequence ATGAAACCCTACTTTTTGGAACTGAAACTCAAAGACACTGAAACACTAGACTGGAAGAAAGGTCTAACGGCGTATTTGCGGAGGTCGTACGGATCAGGACAATGGTCACAATTTTACGACGAAGATTTGACAGCTGAGCTAGATCAATTGAGACATAATGCGAATGGAGAATTGGCTCCGGAATCCTTACTGAATCAGAATCTGTTGTATTATGCCTATTTAGAGCATCTACATTTGAGGTTAGGTAAAAATAGTGGACAGCTGAAACTCGATTTCACCTGGTATGACGCAGAATATGGCGTTCAAAGCAAGGCTAAAAAGTATTCACAACGAACACTGGCTCTCGAAAAATCTAGCACATTGTACAACATCGGTGTCTTATATTCTCAGGTGGCGAAGGAAAAAGTTAGCGATGACTACAGCAAAGCAATTGAGTGTATTTCGAAGGCAACtgcttgttttgaatttttatcagaaaattttttaaactCTCCATCCGTTGACTTGTTTTCTGATAATACCAAGTTTCTACAGAAGGTGAGTCACGCTGAGGGGGTGGAACTCTTTGTCATTAAGCTACTCAATGGTGGAGATCCATTGAAACAAGCCTCGTTAATCAGCAAATTGGCACACTCTGCAGCTCGCTTGTATGAAGATTGTGATGGGTTTTACAAAAACGGCGATACTTCCACAGGTACTACTGCTTACGGAGAAGTTAAATGGCGCTATATTATTAATTGCAAATATTATTACTATAAGGCAGTGGCATCTTATTATCATGCTGTCATGCTGGAGCAGCAAAGTAAAATAGGCGAGGCAATcgcttttttgaagttagCCAACTCATCATTACTACAATGTTTACCTAATAAGATTTACCTCAAAGAGTATATCGATTTCCAGGGTTTCAAAGATCAGAtagatgaaaaagagaagcaGGAAATCAAGGATAATGACTACATTTATCATGAAGCAATTCCTCCGGCTGTACAGTTGGAGGTTATTAAGCCTATGAATGCGATAAAGCCTGTTCCTTGGCTAACTTCAATAGATCCTTATCTTAAAGAGGCCTCGAATAAATGTAAAATGCTATACAAAGGGATAGTCCCAATGGAAATCTATGAGAAGGAAAGTATATACTCGGAAGAAAAGGCGATGTTTATTAGGCATCAAATGGACATTAACGAAACTGCCAACTGGGAATACAGCTCCTTCATAGAGTTTTCCAATTTGCCAAAGCTTATTGTCGACTTGGAAAAAAGATTGAGGAATGGTTTAAAACCGTCGGATGATCCAGAAGTTGAACacatgaaagaaaatgttgcTATTTGGGCCAATACTGTTCAAAGTagtatcttcaaaaatttagacgaacaaatgaaaattatTGTAGATAAGAGGCAAAATATCTTGAGTATATTATCGAAATTGCCGCCAACAGAAAGAGATAATGctttaaaattgaaagcaaCTTTACTTGAGGCATCTCAATCGGACGAAAAATTATTTTCATTAGTTCGACCTTACACTGAAGAGATCAAGTTACTGAATAATGGTTCCTTATTATGGCAAACTTTCAATAGTTTCACGAAAGATGCGGAAAATCAACCAAGTTTACTAGATTTGGATGATTCGAAGTCTGAAAACGTTGCCCAACAGCTAAGAGTTTTGAAGCAAAAAGCGGAAGATTTACGATTACTGAAGGAGGAACGTGCTCGAAATTTAGAGGAGCTCAAAGATGAATCAAGTAAAGACGACATTACAAACGTATTGCTAGTCAACAATGGCAAATCTGATATCGAAATTGAGTCTGTTTTCGAATCGGAGCTGGAAAAGTTCAAGCCTTTTAGTACGAGGATAGAGGCTGCAATCTTCAAACAGACAGCGTCGATTCTTGAAATAAAGAAACAAATCGATGAGATTTTTCAGCTATGTGGCATCCAAGATAAATCTGAGGGTGAATTGAAGCTTGCAAAATCCCGTAAAAGGTTTGTTGGACGGCTTCAGGAAGCTATTTCTAATTTCAACTTATTTTGCTCTGATTTCCCGAAAGGACTGGCCTTCTATGACTCTTTACTGAACATGAGTCGAGATCTTTGTTCGAGAGCCAGCAGAGAAGTTTTTGGAAGTAGGGAAGGTACACCTCCTTTGCTGCCACCGCAGTATTCTCATGTCACAACCCAATTAGGGGAATTGAGCATATCCCAGAGTGCTGTTTCACCCCCTGTTGTGCCCCCGAGGACTTATGGTGGTACTATATCGCAGAATCCGACCGGCAGCTCTCTCACAAGCGGTCATAACTCAGGAGGTCCACCTCCCGTACCGCCAAAATATGCCCGTATGAACGCGAATGATCAAGGCTCCAGAAGCAACGATTTTGAGAACGAAGAGCGTGAGCTCCAGAAAAATCCTACATCTTTCTACAGTAGGCCTTCTGTATTTGACGAGAACCTTTATTCTAAGTTCAGCTCTTGA